In the Elioraea tepida genome, one interval contains:
- the pufC gene encoding photosynthetic reaction center cytochrome PufC, translated as MNILAQSALGLAAAAGAAIVLLTFERPPVETVQRGFRGTGMELVHTPRALQAIAARNIPPEPTEKVEPAGQKASEVYENVQVLGDLDAAEFNRLMIAITAWVSPDQGCNYCHNVENMASDEVYTKTVTRRMLQMTKAINANWQTHVKDTGVTCYTCHRGQPVPAYVWYTEPGRTSGMLAGSGGQNVVSSAAGLSSLPYEPFTAFFQDALPIRVNGTTPHGPNNRSSIKQAEWTYALMMHFSQATGQNCTFCHNSRNFGSWYDAPPSRVSAWYGIRMVREINNDFITPLTPLWRANPAGPPEAGDAARLARLGPHGDALKTNCMTCHQGAYRPLLGAPMLRDYPALNEVSLSPTTPRSAALMPR; from the coding sequence ATGAACATCCTCGCACAATCGGCCCTCGGCCTCGCCGCGGCGGCCGGCGCGGCGATCGTCCTCCTCACCTTCGAGCGGCCGCCGGTCGAGACCGTGCAGCGTGGCTTCCGGGGCACGGGCATGGAGCTCGTGCACACGCCGCGGGCGCTGCAGGCGATCGCAGCGCGGAACATCCCGCCCGAGCCGACGGAGAAGGTCGAGCCTGCGGGGCAGAAGGCAAGCGAGGTCTATGAGAATGTGCAGGTGCTCGGAGATCTCGACGCGGCTGAGTTCAACCGCCTGATGATCGCCATCACCGCCTGGGTCTCGCCCGACCAGGGGTGCAACTACTGCCACAACGTCGAGAACATGGCGTCCGACGAGGTCTATACGAAGACCGTGACCCGGCGGATGCTGCAGATGACCAAGGCGATCAACGCCAACTGGCAGACGCATGTGAAGGACACGGGCGTCACCTGCTACACGTGCCACAGGGGCCAGCCCGTTCCGGCCTATGTCTGGTACACCGAACCGGGCAGGACCTCAGGCATGCTCGCGGGCTCGGGCGGGCAGAACGTCGTTTCGTCTGCTGCGGGGCTGTCGTCGCTTCCCTACGAGCCCTTCACCGCTTTCTTCCAGGATGCGCTCCCGATCCGTGTGAACGGCACAACGCCGCACGGGCCGAACAACCGCTCCTCGATCAAGCAGGCCGAGTGGACTTACGCGCTGATGATGCATTTCTCCCAGGCGACGGGGCAGAACTGCACTTTTTGCCACAACAGCCGGAACTTCGGTTCGTGGTACGACGCACCCCCCTCGCGCGTCAGCGCCTGGTACGGAATCCGAATGGTGCGTGAGATCAACAACGACTTCATCACGCCGCTGACGCCCCTGTGGCGTGCCAACCCGGCCGGGCCACCGGAGGCGGGTGACGCCGCACGTCTCGCGCGCCTTGGGCCGCACGGGGACGCGCTCAAGACGAACTGCATGACCTGCCACCAGGGCGCCTACAGGCCTCTGCTTGGCGCGCCGATGCTGCGCGACTATCCGGCGCTCAACGAGGTGAGCCTCTCTCCGACGACGCCGCGGTCGGCAGCGCTGATGCCGCGGTAG
- a CDS encoding AtuA-related protein, producing MRVGALAVGRSGDKGSVLDLTLVARDEAAYARLARAITAEVAQRALEGVCPGTVIRYECPGLLALKFVVAGALPGGVYASLRAGMHWQKAAIWALLDLEIE from the coding sequence GTGAGGGTTGGCGCGCTCGCCGTCGGGCGATCGGGCGATAAGGGGTCGGTGCTCGACTTGACCCTCGTGGCGCGGGACGAGGCGGCCTATGCGCGTCTGGCCCGGGCGATCACCGCCGAGGTGGCGCAGCGGGCGCTCGAGGGCGTCTGTCCGGGCACCGTCATCCGCTACGAGTGCCCGGGGCTTCTCGCGCTGAAATTCGTCGTCGCCGGAGCGCTTCCGGGGGGCGTGTACGCCTCGCTGCGGGCCGGGATGCATTGGCAGAAGGCAGCGATCTGGGCGCTCCTCGATCTCGAGATCGAGTGA
- a CDS encoding VOC family protein — translation MTSPPTALGRLHHITAIAADPGANLAFYRDVLGLRLVKRTVNFDDPGTYHLYYGDEVGSPGTILTFFPYVWVARRRHGTGQAEEIAFAIPPGSLGFWIERLAAKGLACEPPARRFGETVLALRDPDGLLLELVTDEAAASRAGFAVGDVPAEHAIRGFFGITLWLDDIAATASVLTGVLGYAAGPVWGGPRHRFVHPADGPGRIIDLRAAQGVSRGAQGAGTVHHVAFRAADDAAQAGATAALVPLDLRLTPQQDRIYVRSTYFREPGGVLFEIATDDPGFAIDEPVDRLGQALMLPERYEPYRARIEAVLPRLEPES, via the coding sequence ATGACCTCACCCCCGACGGCGCTCGGACGGCTGCACCACATCACCGCCATCGCCGCCGACCCCGGCGCCAACCTCGCCTTCTACCGCGACGTGCTTGGCCTGCGGCTCGTCAAGCGCACGGTGAACTTCGACGATCCCGGCACCTACCACCTCTACTATGGAGACGAGGTGGGCAGCCCCGGAACGATCCTGACCTTCTTTCCCTATGTCTGGGTCGCAAGGAGGCGGCACGGCACGGGCCAGGCGGAGGAGATCGCCTTCGCCATCCCCCCGGGCTCGCTCGGCTTCTGGATCGAGCGTCTGGCCGCGAAAGGTTTAGCCTGCGAGCCGCCCGCAAGGCGCTTCGGCGAGACCGTCCTCGCGTTGCGCGACCCCGACGGGCTCCTGCTCGAACTCGTGACCGACGAGGCGGCGGCGTCGCGTGCCGGTTTCGCGGTCGGCGACGTCCCGGCCGAGCACGCGATCCGAGGCTTCTTCGGCATCACGCTCTGGCTCGACGACATCGCCGCCACCGCGTCGGTGCTAACGGGGGTCCTCGGCTACGCGGCGGGGCCGGTCTGGGGGGGCCCGCGCCACCGCTTCGTCCACCCTGCCGACGGCCCCGGGCGGATCATCGACCTGCGGGCGGCACAGGGCGTCTCCCGCGGCGCGCAGGGGGCGGGAACCGTCCATCACGTCGCCTTCCGCGCCGCCGACGACGCCGCTCAGGCCGGCGCAACCGCGGCGCTCGTGCCGCTCGATCTTCGCCTGACGCCGCAGCAGGACCGGATATACGTCCGCTCCACCTATTTCCGCGAGCCAGGAGGCGTTCTGTTCGAGATCGCGACGGACGATCCCGGCTTCGCGATCGACGAACCGGTCGATCGTCTCGGGCAGGCGCTGATGCTTCCGGAACGTTACGAGCCGTATCGCGCCAGGATCGAGGCGGTTCTGCCACGCCTCGAGCCGGAATCGTGA
- a CDS encoding magnesium transporter, producing the protein MVSLRDLLLAPPGARIEDVMRREVVTVSADAPRDEAATLIEQYDLIGLPVINGGGKLVGVVTADDAIDVIEQKTTDTFQKQAALAFGRRDRGGPVVVNVLEARITTLWRLRIVWLVLLVFGNILSGFGIAAFEDMIAANVALVFFLPLLIASGGNAGSQASTLMVRALATGDVTLRDYARLIGREAVVAAMLGATMAVAVSLIGLLRAGPEIALVVAAAMVAIVVIGSLIGMPLPFILSRFGGDPATSSAPLVTSMADVVGVLVYLGIAAAVLDVA; encoded by the coding sequence GTGGTGTCGCTGCGCGACCTCCTGCTCGCCCCGCCGGGCGCACGGATCGAGGACGTGATGCGGCGCGAGGTCGTTACCGTCTCGGCGGATGCGCCGCGCGACGAGGCCGCGACGCTGATCGAGCAGTACGACCTGATCGGCCTGCCGGTCATCAATGGCGGCGGGAAGCTCGTCGGCGTCGTCACCGCCGACGATGCGATCGACGTGATCGAGCAGAAGACCACGGACACGTTCCAGAAGCAGGCCGCACTCGCCTTCGGCCGGCGCGACCGCGGCGGGCCGGTGGTGGTCAACGTTCTCGAGGCGAGGATCACGACGCTCTGGCGGCTGCGCATCGTCTGGCTCGTCCTGCTCGTGTTCGGCAACATCCTCTCGGGTTTTGGCATCGCCGCTTTCGAGGACATGATCGCGGCCAATGTCGCGCTCGTGTTCTTCCTGCCGCTCCTGATCGCCTCGGGTGGCAACGCGGGTTCGCAGGCCTCGACGCTGATGGTGCGGGCGCTTGCGACCGGCGACGTCACGCTGCGCGACTATGCGCGCCTGATCGGCCGCGAGGCGGTTGTGGCGGCCATGCTCGGCGCGACGATGGCGGTCGCTGTCTCGCTCATCGGGCTTCTGCGCGCAGGGCCGGAGATCGCGCTCGTCGTTGCCGCGGCGATGGTCGCGATCGTGGTGATCGGCAGCCTGATCGGCATGCCGTTGCCCTTCATCCTGTCCCGTTTCGGTGGCGACCCGGCAACCTCCTCCGCCCCCCTCGTCACCTCGATGGCGGATGTCGTCGGCGTGCTCGTGTATCTGGGCATCGCTGCGGCGGTTCTCGACGTCGCGTGA
- a CDS encoding peptidoglycan-binding protein yields the protein MIPVDAQTMLEIAPRFPGARAERQREIVTAVGEVLAPTLEAYGIDTRLRIAHFLAQTCHESAGFRTTEEFASGDAYEGRLDLGNTRRGHGPRYKGRGLLQLTGRANYRDFGEALGVDLENNPEAAADPVLSLKIACEYWKRRGINADCDNDDVIAVTRKINGGLNGLDDRRQYTSKAKAAVARLEALMRSGIAEAPGRPVLRRGSRGEDVARLQRQLRDRGLMLAIDGDFGPATEVAVAAVQAQAGLTPDGIVTAELWAVLETPRGEPA from the coding sequence ATGATTCCGGTCGATGCGCAGACGATGCTCGAGATCGCGCCGCGCTTCCCAGGCGCGCGCGCCGAACGCCAGCGCGAGATCGTCACCGCGGTGGGCGAGGTGCTCGCGCCGACACTCGAGGCTTACGGCATCGACACGCGGCTCAGGATCGCGCATTTCCTCGCCCAGACCTGCCACGAATCCGCAGGCTTCAGGACGACCGAGGAGTTCGCCTCCGGTGACGCCTACGAGGGGCGCCTCGATCTCGGCAACACCCGTCGCGGCCACGGCCCGCGCTACAAGGGGCGGGGGCTTCTGCAGCTCACCGGCCGCGCGAACTACCGCGACTTCGGCGAAGCGCTCGGCGTCGACCTCGAGAACAATCCCGAGGCGGCGGCGGACCCGGTGCTGTCGCTCAAGATCGCCTGCGAGTATTGGAAGCGCCGCGGCATCAACGCGGACTGCGACAATGACGACGTCATCGCTGTCACGCGCAAGATCAATGGCGGGCTCAACGGGCTTGACGATCGGCGTCAGTACACATCCAAGGCCAAGGCTGCTGTGGCGCGGCTTGAGGCGCTGATGCGGTCGGGGATCGCGGAGGCACCCGGCCGGCCCGTGCTGCGGCGCGGCTCGCGCGGCGAGGATGTGGCGCGGCTGCAGCGGCAGTTGCGCGATCGCGGCTTGATGCTCGCCATCGACGGGGACTTCGGCCCCGCAACGGAAGTCGCGGTTGCCGCCGTGCAGGCGCAAGCGGGGCTCACGCCCGACGGCATCGTCACCGCGGAGCTCTGGGCCGTCCTCGAAACGCCGCGCGGCGAACCCGCCTGA
- the parE gene encoding DNA topoisomerase IV subunit B, protein MNDLFGGTAGKAEAGYTAKDIEVLEGLEPVRRRPGMYIGGTDENALHHLVAEILDNAMDEAVAGHATFIELTLGKDDWVTVRDNGRGIPVDPHPKFKDKSALEVILTTLHSGGKFGGKAYDTSGGLHGVGASVVNALSETLEVEVARDRTLYAMSFARGKPTSKLLTKGTVNNRRGTEVRFRPDRTIFKDCHFRPNRLFRMARSKAYLFRGVEIRWRCDPSLIAKDDPTPVEATLHFPGGLADFLAAATEGKEQLTPRHFEGEAALEGGGRVEWAVTWLISSEGFLNAYCNTVPTPLGGTHEQGFRSALLKGLRAYAELVGNKRGAQVTGEDLMGGAAAMLSVFIREPQFQGQTKDKLTTPEAARWVENAIRDRFDHWLTGDPETAANLLAFAISRAEERLARREQATTARKTATRKLRLPGKLADCSREERDGSELFIVEGDSAGGSAKQARDRETQAVLPLRGKILNVASATAEKMRANQELKDLIEALGCGTGNAFSLERLRYGRIIIMTDADVDGAHIAALLMTFFWRELPELVRKGHLFLARPPLFRLSGAGLTVYAQDEAALERERKRFKPGTKVEVSRFKGLGEMPPATLRETTMDPKRRTLLRVTMPPEQFARTQDIVEALMGRRPELRFAFIQENAATLDAEAVDV, encoded by the coding sequence ATGAACGACCTGTTCGGCGGCACGGCAGGCAAGGCGGAAGCCGGTTACACCGCCAAGGACATCGAGGTTCTCGAGGGGCTCGAACCGGTCCGGCGCCGGCCAGGAATGTATATCGGCGGCACGGACGAGAACGCCCTGCACCATCTCGTCGCCGAGATCCTCGACAACGCGATGGACGAGGCGGTTGCCGGCCATGCGACCTTCATCGAGCTCACGCTCGGCAAGGACGACTGGGTGACGGTGCGCGACAACGGGCGGGGCATCCCCGTCGACCCGCACCCGAAATTCAAGGACAAGTCGGCGCTCGAGGTGATCCTCACCACACTTCACTCGGGCGGAAAGTTCGGCGGCAAGGCCTACGACACCTCCGGCGGGCTGCATGGCGTCGGCGCCTCGGTGGTGAACGCGCTGTCTGAGACGCTCGAGGTCGAGGTCGCGCGTGACCGCACGCTCTACGCGATGAGCTTCGCGCGCGGCAAGCCGACCTCAAAGCTTCTCACCAAGGGCACGGTGAACAACCGTCGCGGCACGGAGGTTCGGTTCCGGCCCGACCGCACGATCTTCAAGGACTGCCATTTCCGCCCCAACCGCCTGTTCCGGATGGCCCGGTCGAAGGCCTATCTGTTTCGCGGCGTCGAGATACGCTGGCGCTGCGACCCGTCCCTGATCGCGAAGGATGATCCCACCCCGGTAGAGGCGACGCTTCACTTCCCCGGCGGCCTCGCCGACTTCCTCGCCGCCGCGACCGAGGGAAAGGAGCAACTCACGCCGAGACATTTTGAGGGCGAAGCGGCGCTCGAGGGCGGCGGCAGGGTGGAATGGGCGGTCACCTGGCTGATCTCAAGCGAGGGGTTCCTGAACGCCTATTGCAACACCGTTCCCACGCCCTTGGGCGGCACGCACGAGCAGGGATTCCGCTCGGCCCTTCTCAAGGGCCTGCGCGCCTATGCGGAGCTCGTCGGCAACAAGCGCGGGGCGCAGGTGACGGGAGAGGACCTGATGGGCGGGGCGGCGGCCATGCTTTCCGTGTTCATCCGCGAGCCGCAGTTCCAGGGCCAGACGAAGGACAAGCTCACCACGCCTGAGGCGGCGCGCTGGGTCGAGAACGCAATCCGTGACCGCTTCGACCATTGGCTCACCGGCGACCCTGAGACGGCGGCGAACCTGCTCGCCTTCGCGATCTCCCGCGCCGAGGAGCGGCTCGCCCGCCGCGAGCAGGCGACCACCGCGCGCAAGACCGCAACGCGCAAGCTTAGGCTTCCCGGCAAGCTCGCCGACTGCTCGCGCGAGGAACGTGATGGCAGCGAACTCTTCATCGTCGAAGGCGACAGCGCCGGCGGCTCGGCCAAGCAGGCGCGCGACCGCGAGACGCAGGCCGTGCTGCCGCTTCGGGGCAAGATCCTGAATGTCGCCTCGGCCACAGCCGAAAAAATGCGCGCGAACCAGGAATTGAAGGACCTGATCGAGGCGCTCGGCTGCGGCACGGGAAACGCCTTCTCGCTCGAGCGGCTCCGCTACGGCCGGATCATCATCATGACCGATGCCGATGTCGACGGCGCCCACATTGCGGCGCTGCTGATGACCTTCTTCTGGCGCGAGCTTCCCGAGCTTGTGCGGAAGGGGCACCTGTTCCTCGCCCGCCCGCCGCTCTTCCGGCTGAGCGGCGCTGGCCTCACCGTCTACGCCCAGGACGAGGCGGCGCTCGAGCGCGAGCGCAAGCGGTTCAAGCCAGGAACGAAGGTCGAGGTGAGCCGGTTCAAGGGGCTTGGCGAGATGCCGCCCGCCACACTGCGTGAGACGACGATGGACCCGAAACGTCGGACGCTGTTGCGCGTGACGATGCCGCCCGAACAGTTCGCCCGGACGCAGGACATCGTCGAGGCCTTGATGGGCCGCAGACCCGAGCTCCGCTTCGCGTTCATCCAGGAGAACGCCGCGACGCTCGACGCCGAGGCGGTGGACGTCTGA
- the dps gene encoding DNA starvation/stationary phase protection protein Dps, whose translation MRRTRNDIAENARAGVISIPSARLADVIDREPAFRGNVRNVPGIPLVTLHAMFDAPQPRPAEHIDDLAERITALGGTAMGSAQAVSTATSLAPFPTDLVDGLRLVEALADRTAALTRSVRQGIDETAEIGDAGSAELLTGHPRELDKILWLLEVHLERR comes from the coding sequence ATGCGCAGGACGCGCAACGACATCGCCGAGAACGCCCGCGCGGGAGTGATCTCGATCCCGTCTGCGCGGCTCGCCGACGTGATCGATCGTGAGCCCGCGTTCAGGGGGAATGTCCGGAACGTTCCGGGCATTCCCTTGGTCACGCTGCACGCGATGTTCGACGCGCCTCAGCCGAGGCCTGCGGAGCACATCGACGATCTCGCCGAGCGGATCACTGCTCTCGGCGGAACAGCCATGGGCAGCGCCCAGGCCGTCAGCACCGCGACCTCGCTCGCCCCCTTCCCGACCGATCTGGTCGACGGGCTGCGGCTCGTCGAGGCGCTGGCCGACCGGACCGCCGCGCTCACCAGATCGGTGCGCCAGGGGATCGACGAGACCGCCGAGATCGGCGATGCCGGCTCGGCCGAGCTGCTGACGGGCCACCCCCGCGAGCTCGACAAGATCCTCTGGTTGCTCGAGGTGCATCTTGAGCGGCGCTGA
- a CDS encoding acyclic terpene utilization AtuA family protein, with protein MRTVGAGAGFAGDRIDPAVALATSGLCDAVVLECLAERTLVAALRARRADPNAGADPRLRRRLTPLLGPARRSGSRIISNLGAANPAAAARAIVALARELGLSGLRVAAVVGDDVLPLAGEIAWTEKIEGTLLGAHAYLGADALAPAIEAGADVIVTGRTADSALFAAEIVPILDGRETALAGALTVGHLLECGGQVSGGNFEGPDGERLSAAALASLGYPLATVRPDGSAELFLLEGAPGRLDRLTATLQLLYEVHDPARYITPDLILDFTSIRIEETGRNRVRVSGAAAQGRPEALKVSGFVERPGMIADVEIGFAGTGAEARARLAADVLRHRLADLPEEDVRIDLVGIDSILAGRNAGNAGLAECRVHVSARCPDAEAAQAIEDEVYALTLSGPAGGAGLRSERRPRLDVVDGLIDRARVTPSLVWETVP; from the coding sequence ATGCGGACGGTCGGCGCCGGCGCAGGCTTCGCCGGGGATCGGATCGATCCGGCCGTGGCGCTCGCGACGTCAGGGCTCTGCGACGCGGTGGTGCTCGAATGCCTCGCGGAGCGGACGCTCGTCGCGGCGCTTCGCGCGCGCCGCGCCGACCCGAACGCCGGGGCGGACCCCCGCCTTCGGCGCCGGCTCACCCCGCTGCTCGGCCCCGCGCGACGGTCAGGCAGCCGGATCATCAGCAATCTGGGTGCTGCGAACCCCGCCGCCGCGGCGCGGGCGATCGTGGCGCTGGCGCGGGAGCTGGGGCTTTCGGGGCTGCGTGTCGCCGCCGTGGTCGGCGATGATGTGCTGCCGCTTGCCGGGGAGATCGCCTGGACCGAGAAGATCGAGGGGACGCTCCTCGGCGCGCACGCCTATCTCGGGGCGGATGCGCTCGCGCCCGCGATCGAGGCCGGCGCCGACGTCATCGTCACGGGCCGGACTGCGGACAGCGCCCTGTTCGCCGCCGAGATCGTTCCGATCCTGGATGGAAGAGAGACCGCACTCGCGGGGGCGCTGACCGTCGGCCATCTTCTCGAATGCGGCGGCCAGGTCAGCGGCGGGAACTTCGAGGGGCCGGACGGGGAGAGACTCTCGGCGGCGGCGCTCGCATCGCTCGGCTATCCGCTTGCGACCGTGAGGCCGGACGGGAGTGCGGAGCTCTTCCTGCTCGAGGGAGCGCCCGGTCGACTCGATCGCCTCACCGCGACGTTGCAGCTCCTCTACGAGGTGCATGATCCGGCACGCTACATCACGCCCGATCTGATCCTCGACTTCACCAGCATCCGGATCGAGGAGACGGGCCGAAACCGCGTGCGCGTCTCGGGCGCGGCTGCCCAGGGCCGGCCGGAGGCGCTAAAGGTGTCCGGCTTCGTCGAGCGGCCGGGCATGATCGCCGATGTCGAGATCGGCTTCGCCGGCACGGGGGCAGAGGCGCGCGCGCGGCTTGCCGCCGATGTGCTTCGGCATCGGCTCGCCGACCTCCCGGAAGAGGATGTCAGGATCGATCTGGTCGGGATCGATTCGATTCTCGCCGGGCGCAACGCCGGCAATGCGGGGCTTGCCGAATGCCGCGTCCACGTCTCTGCCCGATGCCCCGATGCGGAGGCGGCGCAGGCGATCGAGGACGAGGTCTATGCTCTCACGCTCTCCGGCCCCGCGGGAGGGGCAGGGCTCAGGAGCGAGCGTCGCCCGCGCCTTGACGTGGTGGATGGGCTGATCGACCGCGCGCGCGTCACCCCTTCCCTCGTCTGGGAGACCGTGCCGTGA